A single window of Salvia splendens isolate huo1 chromosome 8, SspV2, whole genome shotgun sequence DNA harbors:
- the LOC121745413 gene encoding ABC transporter B family member 9-like, whose amino-acid sequence MTADSSAPAPAPAPATPPEKKEDEKVPFYKLFSFADKLDILLIVVGAISAVGNGVSQPLMTLIFGELVDAFGGGDRSTVVHVVTKVSLKLVYLGIGTGVASLLQMGCWMVTGERQAARIRGLYLKTILRQDIEFFDTQTSTGEIIERMSGDTILIQDTMGEKVGKFIQFSSTFFGGFIIAFCRGWRLALVLCTCIPALGVAGATTAILMGKMASLGQAAYAEAGNVVEQTVGAIRTVQSYTSEKQAMEKYDSKLVIAYKATLKQGLASGTGFGCMLFFIFSTYGLAVWYGGKLIITEGYSGGKVVNVIMSVMTGGIAIGQTFPCVNAFAAGQAAAYKMFETIKRKPKIDADCDGIVLEDIKGDIELKDVYFRYPARPEVQIFQGFSMSISSGKTAALVGQSGSGKSTVISLVERFYDPEAGEVLIDGVNLKKLKLKWIRGKIGLVSQEPILFATSIMENILYGKEDATEKEIRRAIQLANAARFIDKLPQGLDTMVGEHGTQLSGGQKQRIAIARAILKDPRILLLDEATSALDAESERTVQEALENVMRNRTTVVVAHRLTTIRNADMIAVVHVGKLVEKGTHDELMTDPEGAYAQLVRMQERATQTSTTGQEIILQGSDIRLSISEGSLSRSERHSFSIRKSTGNDSSRHSFSLYGLPNFDIREIQPVENEIEQPDESTLKRRSKVSIRRLASMNKPEAPYLILGCVGAGVQGLVFPMFGLLLSTAIKIFFEPPNQLGNDSIFWGLMMVVLGLTTLLALPVQNYFFGVAGGKLIQRIRSMSFKKVVHQEISWFDDPANSSGAIGARLSGDAATVRSLVGDALGLIAQNISTCIAGLVIAFTANWLLAIIILLVLPLVGMQGFLQMRFYKGFSADAKVMYEEASQIANDAVSSIRTVASFNAEDKVMKMYKKKCEGPLKQGVRLGVVSGAGFGVGSLVLYCTQAFCFYVGSLLIQDGRASFGEVFKVFFALTMSATGISQASATAPDVNKVKDSAASIFELLDSEPKIDSSKEEGITLTSVRGEIHLLHVSFKYPTRPDIPIFRDLCLSIPSGKTVALVGESGSGKSTVIALIERFYNPDSGQILMDGVELRRLKLSWLRQQMGLVSQEPVLFNDTIRANIVYGKSGEVTEEEIINATKAANAHNFISALPNGYDTGVGERGMQLSGGQKQRIAISRAILKDPKILLLDEATSALDAESERIVQDALERVMVNRTTVVVAHRLTTIMGADAIAVVKNGVICEKGKHEVLMKIEEGVYASLVALHATSQ is encoded by the exons ATGACAGCCGATTCAtcggcgccggcgccggcgcctGCACCGGCGACTCCACCTGAGAAGAAAGAGGATGAGAAAGTGCCGTTTTATAAACTGTTTTCCTTTGCAGACAAGCTTGACATACTTCTAATAGTGGTCGGCGCAATCTCCGCCGTCGGGAATGGTGTGTCGCAGCCGCTCATGACGCTTATTTTCGGCGAGTTGGTGGATGCTTTCGGCGGAGGTGATCGATCAACTGTTGTGCATGTAGTTACGAAG GTATCGCTGAAATTGGTGTACCTGGGCATCGGTACTGGCGTTGCTTCACTTCTAC AGATGGGGTGTTGGATGGTAACCGGAGAAAGGCAGGCGGCTCGGATAAGAGGGCTATACTTGAAAACTATATTGAGGCAAGATATAGAGTTCTTTGATACTCAAACATCAACAGGAGAGATCATTGAGAGAATGTCTGGCGATACGATTCTCATTCAAGACACCATGGGTGAAAAA GTGGGAAAATTCATTCAATTTTCTTCGACATTCTTTGGTGGCTTTATTATTGCTTTCTGTAGAGGATGGCGCCTGGCGCTCGTCTTGTGTACGTGCATACCTGCTCTTGGTGTAGCAGGAGCAACTACGGCTATACTCATGGGGAAGATGGCGAGCCTTGGACAAGCTGCATATGCTGAGGCTGGAAATGTAGTTGAACAAACAGTTGGAGCTATTAGGACG GTTCAATCCTATACTAGTGAGAAACAAGCCATGGAGAAATATGACAGCAAACTTGTTATTGCTTACAAGGCTACTTTGAAACAAGGGCTAGCTTCGGGCACGGGATTTGGCTGCATGTTGTTTTTTATCTTCTCCACATATGGACTTGCTGTTTGGTATGGAGGCAAGCTGATTATAACCGAAGGATACAGTGGAGGGAAAGTTGTTAATGTTATCATGTCCGTCATGACAGGGGGAAT AGCAATTGGCCAGACTTTTCCATGTGTAAATGCGTTTGCAGCAGGTCAAGCTGCCGCGTACAAGATGTTTGAGACCATCAAGCGTAAACCAAAAATTGATGCTGATTGTGATGGGATTGTGTTGGAAGATATCAAAGGTGACATTGAGCTAAAAGATGTGTATTTCAGATATCCAGCAAGGCCAGAAGTTCAGATATTTCAAGGATTCTCAATGTCCATATCTAGTGGGAAGACTGCTGCCTTGGTTGGGCAGAGTGGAAGTGGGAAATCAACAGTGATTAGCTTGGTGGAGAGGTTTTATGATCCTGAAGCTGGAGAAGTACTGATTGATGGTGTTAACTTGAAGAAGTTGAAGCTGAAATGGATCAGGGGAAAGATTGGACTTGTGAGCCAGGAGCCTATCTTATTTGCAACCTCCATTATGGAGAACATACTATACGGAAAAGAAGATGCAACGGAAAAAGAGATACGAAGGGCTATTCAGCTTGCTAATGCTGCTAGGTTCATCGACAAGTTGCCACAG GGTCTTGATACAATGGTGGGAGAACATGGCACCCAGCTCTCTGGGGGTCAGAAGCAGAGAATTGCAATTGCTCGTGCCATTCTGAAAGATCCCAGAATTCTCCTTCTTGATGAAGCAACGAGCGCTCTGGATGCTGAATCAGAACGAACAGTTCAGGAAGCGCTAGAGAATGTAATGAGAAACCGTACAACAGTGGTGGTTGCGCATCGTTTGACAACTATTAGGAATGCTGATATGATAGCTGTTGTGCATGTCGGGAAGCTGGTAGAGAAAG gcaCACATGATGAACTGATGACAGATCCTGAGGGAGCTTATGCGCAGCTTGTTCGGATGCAAGAAAGGGCTACTCAAACTAGTACTACTGGTCAAGAAATTATCCTTCAAGGCTCTGACATACGCTTGAGCATATCTGAGGGAAGCTTGAGCAGATCTGAAAGACACAGTTTTTCCATACGCAAATCCACGGGCAATGACTCATCAAGGCATTCATTCTCACTTTACGGTCTTCCTAACTTTGACATACGCGAGATCCAGCCTGTAGAAAACGAGATCGAACAGCCTGATGAAAGCACATTGAAGAGACGCAGCAAAGTTTCTATCAGACGGCTAGCATCTATGAACAAACCCGAAGCACCATATTTGATACTTGGATGTGTAGGTGCAGGAGTGCAAGGGTTAGTTTTCCCTATGTTCGGTCTTCTGCTGTCAACAGCTATCAAAATCTTCTTCGAACCTCCAAATCAGCTCGGGAATGATTCCATATTCTGGGGACTGATGATGGTTGTGCTAGGCCTCACTACTCTGCTGGCCCTTCCCGTACAGAATTACTTCTTTGGAGTTGCAGGTGGTAAATTGATTCAAAGGATTCGTTCTATGTCGTTCAAGAAGGTCGTTCACCAAGAGATCAGTTGGTTTGATGATCCTGCAAACTCAAG TGGAGCAATTGGAGCTAGATTATCAGGTGATGCCGCCACTGTTAGAAGCCTGGTGGGGGATGCTTTGGGACTAATCGCCCAAAATATATCCACCTGCATAGCAGGTCTCGTCATTGCCTTCACTGCTAACTGGTTGCTGGCCATCATAATCCTACTCGTCCTGCCTCTCGTTGGAATGCAAGGATTCTTGCAGATGAGATTCTACAAAGGCTTCTCTGCTGATGCAAAG GTAATGTATGAAGAGGCTAGTCAAATAGCAAACGACGCTGTTAGCAGTATCAGAACAGTGGCTTCGTTCAACGCTGAGGACAAGGTGATGAAGATGTACAAGAAGAAATGTGAGGGTCCTCTGAAGCAAGGAGTCAGGCTCGGAGTTGTTAGTGGTGCAGGTTTTGGCGTTGGTTCGTTGGTGCTCTACTGCACGCAGGCCTTCTGTTTCTATGTCGGATCTCTTCTTATTCAAGATGGTAGAGCATCATTCGGAGAAGTATTCAAG GTTTTCTTCGCCTTAACCATGTCCGCGACTGGAATCTCTCAAGCTAGCGCTACAGCTCCAGATGTCAACAAAGTGAAAGATTCTGCTGCCTCTATATTTGAGCTGCTTGACAGCGAACCTAAGATTGATTCAAGCAAAGAGGAAGGTATAACATTGACTAGTGTTCGTGGTGAGATTCATCTTCTACATGTGAGTTTCAAGTATCCCACACGGCCTGACATTCCAATCTTCAGAGATTTATGCCTATCCATACCTTCTGGCAAG ACAGTTGCTCTAGTTGGAGAGAGCGGCAGTGGAAAATCAACTGTCATCGCGCTGATAGAGAGGTTTTACAATCCTGACTCAGGCCAAATTTTAATGGACGGAGTGGAACTTAGGAGGTTGAAGCTTAGTTGGCTAAGGCAACAGATGGGGCTGGTGAGCCAGGAGCCGGTGCTTTTCAACGACACAATCCGAGCCAACATCGTGTATGGTAAAAGTGGAGAGGTGACAGAAGAAGAGATCATCAATGCCACGAAAGCAGCCAATGCTCACAACTTCATCTCCGCATTGCCTAATGGCTATGACACTGGTGTTGGGGAGAGAGGCATGCAGTTATCAGGTGGCCAGAAGCAACGGATTGCCATTTCTCGAGCAATACTGAAGGACCCCAAGATCCTTCTTCTTGATGAGGCAACAAGCGCGCTGGATGCTGAGTCGGAGAGGATAGTGCAGGATGCGTTAGAGCGAGTGATGGTGAACAGAACCACAGTTGTGGTGGCGCATCGCCTAACGACGATAATGGGGGCGGATGCCATTGCGGTGGTGAAGAACGGAGTTATCTGTGAGAAGGGAAAGCATGAGGTGCTGATGAAGATTGAAGAGGGAGTCTATGCATCCTTGGTTGCTCTTCATGCAACTTCACAGTGA
- the LOC121745375 gene encoding protein SRG1-like gives MESLGSSLKVPIVQELAKEKPAAVPARYIRSGDDNLTLTPSHPPPSSHIPIIDMHKLFHPDSSDSELTNLHAACQQWGFFQLINHGVESSTIEKMKSEIENFFNLPAEEKDEFRQQAADVEGYGQAFVVSEEQTLDWGDMFFVTTLPPHLRKPHLIPKLPAAFRDSIEGYAAELKSLAMKILRFMAKGLGMEVEEMEALFEEGAQSMRMNYYPPCPQPELVAGLCPHSDAVGLTILLQVNEMEGLQIKKDGVWIPVSPLPDAFVINIGDILEIITNGAYPSIEHQATVNRDKERLSIATFLSPKLEAHIGPAPSLVGPKTPAKFKTIAALDYFKGLFSQELNGKSYLQTMRI, from the exons atggaATCGCTAGGGAGTTCACTGAAGGTTCCCATCGTCCAAGAACTCGCAAAGGAGAAACCGGCGGCTGTTCCGGCAAGATACATTCGCAGCGGCGATGATAATCTCACCCTCACCCCCTCCCATCCCCCACCGTCATCTCACATCCCTATCATCGACATGCACAAGCTCTTCCACCCCGATTCTTCCGATTCCGAGCTCACAAACCTCCACGCTGCTTGCCAACAATGGGGCTTCTTCCAG TTGATCAATCACGGAGTGGAATCGTCGACAATCGAGAAGATGAAGTCGGAAATCGAGAATTTCTTCAACCTCCCGGCGGAAGAAAAGGACGAATTCCGGCAGCAGGCGGCGGACGTGGAGGGCTACGGCCAAGCCTTCGTCGTCTCGGAAGAGCAGACGCTCGACTGGGGCGACATGTTCTTCGTGACGACGCTGCCGCCTCATTTGAGGAAGCCGCATTTGATTCCGAAGCTTCCGGCTGCGTTCAGGGATTCGATTGAAGGTTACGCGGCGGAGCTGAAGAGTCTGGCGATGAAGATTTTGAGGTTTATGGCGAAGGGTTTGGGGATGGAGGTGGAGGAGATGGAGGCGCTGTTCGAGGAAGGGGCGCAGTCGATGAGGATGAACTACTATCCGCCGTGTCCGCAGCCGGAGCTCGTCGCCGGACTCTGCCCCCATTCCGACGCCGTGGGGCTGACGATTCTGCTGCAGGTTAATGAAATGGAAGGCCTTCAGATTAAGAAAGATGGAGTTTGGATTCCGGTTTCGCCACTCCCGGATGCATTCGTCATCAATATCGGCGACATTTTAGAG ATTATAACGAACGGTGCTTACCCGAGCATCGAGCATCAAGCGACGGTGAATAGGGACAAGGAGAGGCTTTCGATTGCCACATTCCTCAGCCCCAAACTGGAAGCCCATATAGGTCCAGCGCCAAGCCTTGTGGGCCCCAAAACTCCGGCAAAATTCAAGACTATTGCTGCACTTGATTATTTCAAAGGATTGTTTTCACAGGAGCTCAATGGAAAGTCATATCTACAAACCATGAGGATTTAA
- the LOC121743845 gene encoding codeine O-demethylase-like — protein sequence MSIQEMVKKPIHEIPTRFIVDQEGPISHSSEEISSSDAEIPVLDMKSLLDQETKNPQLQKLYSACSEWGIFQLVNHGVDTSLMDKMKHEIKEFYNLPLEEKLKYKIKDGEFEGYGQKIAVGDDEKVDWSDRFYMITNPLHLRKPHLFPQLPSSFRETLETYISELQKLSKAIFAVMAESLEMEETEAEEMFDDGMQSLRMTYYPPCPQPEKVIGLTPHSDATGITILLQVNGVQGLQVKKDGVWIPVQFLPDAFVVNIGDILEIVSNGVYKSIEHRATVNSESERMAIAMFFSCKYEAEVGPSPSMLMKQQPVFRRLKMEQYVKDFFSRKLNGKTFLHNMKL from the exons atgagcatTCAAGAAATGGTTAAGAAGCCAATTCATGAGATTCCAACGCGGTTCATTGTAGATCAAGAAGGCCCGATTTCACACTCGTCTGAGGAAATTTCTTCCTCAGACGCAGAAATCCCGGTTCTTGACATGAAAAGTTTGCTCGACCAAGAAACAAAAAATCCCCAACTCCAGAAGCTTTACTCAGCATGCTCTGAGTGGGGCATATTTCAG CTAGTGAATCATGGAGTGGACACTTCATTGATGGATAAAATGAAGCATGAAATCAAAGAATTCTACAATCTTCCATTGGAAGAGAAGTTGAAATACAAGATCAAGGATGGCGAATTTGAAGGCTACGGTCAAAAGATAGCTGTTGGTGACGATGAAAAAGTTGATTGGTCGGACAGATTCTACATGATCACCAACCCTCTCCATCTCCGCAAACCTCATCTCTTTCCCCAGCTCCCTTCATCATTCAG AGAAACCTTAGAAACGTACATTTCTGAGCTCCAGAAGTTGTCGAAAGCAATATTCGCAGTGATGGCAGAGTCTCTGGAGATGGAGGAGACAGAGGCAGAGGAGATGTTCGACGACGGGATGCAGTCACTGCGGATGACATACTACCCGCCGTGCCCCCAGCCGGAGAAGGTGATAGGGCTGACGCCCCACTCGGACGCCACCGGGATCACCATCCTCCTCCAAGTTAACGGCGTCCAAGGCCTGCAGGTCAAGAAGGACGGAGTCTGGATCCCCGTCCAATTCTTGCCTGACGCCTTTGTCGTCAATATAGGAGACATCCTTGAG ATAGTGAGCAATGGAGTTTATAAGAGTATCGAGCACAGGGCAACCGTGAATTCGGAGAGTGAGAGAATGGCGATAGCTATGTTTTTCAGCTGCAAATACGAAGCCGAAGTGGGTCCCTCGCCTTCCATGTTGATGAAGCAGCAGCCGGTTTTCAGGCGCTTGAAAATGGAGCAGTATGTCAAAGATTTCTTCTCTAGGAAGCTCAACGGAAAAACATTCCTTCATAATATGAAGTTATGA